The Pseudonocardia sp. HH130630-07 DNA window ACTGACCGTTCGCCGCGCCTGGTCGCCCTTTCAGCCGGTACCGCCCGGTCCGGTGATGTGACAACGTGTAGTGCCGTCTCCCTTTCCACCGGCTCGCCCGGCCGGGTGAGGAGGCGCTCCCCGTTCGATGGAGGTCGGTTCGCGCATGGGTCAGGTTGTCGACCGGACGACGTTCACCCGGCGCGACCGCCAGCGCTATCGGATCAAGGTGCAGCGGTGCCTCGACTCGCTGGCGGAGCTGCTGCGGTCCTACCCGTTCGGCGACACCGATCCGATGACCGGCGTCGAGATCGAGTTCAACCTTGTCGATCCGCAGCTCGCGCCGTCGCTGAACGGGAACGACGTCCTGGAGACGATCAGCTCCGGCGAGTGGCAGACCGAGCTCGGCCGCTGGAACCTCGAGCTGAACCTGCCGCCCCGCCCGCTGCCCGGCGACCAGTGGCGCCAGCTGGAGCACGAGCTGCTCGACCTGCTCGCCGGCGCCGGGGCGAAGGCCGGCGACCTGCGGACCCAGTTCGCCATGATCGGGATCCTCCCGACGCTGGACCCGAGCCACATGACCGGCGAGGCGATCACCCCGGACGACCGCTACCGGGCGCTCAACGACCAGATGCTCAACGCCCGCGGCGAGCCGGTCCGGATCGACATCACCGGCAGCGACCCGGACGAGCGGGTCAACGCCGACTTCGACACGATCATCCCCGAGGCCGCCTGCACCTCGATGCAGCTGCACCTGCAGGTCGCGCCCGCGGACTTCGGCCGGTACTGGAACGCGGCGCAGTGCCTCGCCGGCGTGCAGCTCGGGCTGGGGGCGAACTCGCCGTTCCTGCTCGGCTCGCAGCTCTGGGCGGAGACCCGGATCCCGCTGTTCGAGCAGGCCTGCGACGTCCGCACACCGGAGCTGCACAACCAGGGTGTCCGCCCACGGGTGTGGTTCGGCGAGCGGTGGATCGACTCGGTCCTGGACCTGTTCTCGGAGAACGCCCGCTACTTCCCCGCCCTGATGCCGCTCACGACCGACATCGACCCGGCCGCCCAGATGCGGGAACAGGGTTTCCCGGAGCTGCCGGAGCTCACCCTGCACAACGGCACCATCTGGCGCTGGAACCGGCCGATCTACGACAGCACCGGCCGGACCCCGCACGTCCGGCTGGAGAACCGGGTGCTCCCCGCCGGCCCGACGACCGTCGACATGGTCGCGAACGCGTTGTTCTTCTACGGGCTGCTCCGCACCCTCGTCGAGTCCGACCAGCAGCTGTGGCGGTCGGTCTCGTTCGAGGCGGCCCGGGAGAACTTCCAGACCGCCGCCCGGCACGGCATGGACGCCCCGCTGTACTGGCCGGGAACCGGATGGATCCGGCCCGACGAGCTGACGCTGCGCAAGCTCCTTCCCCTTGCTCACGAGGGCCTGGCCCGCTGGGGGGTCGGCTCCGCCGTCTGTGATCGCTATCTGACCGTGCTGGAACGACGCTGTGTCACCCGGCAGACGGGCGCCTCCTGGCAGGTCGATGCCGTCGCCGCGCTGGAGGCACGCGGCGCCGACCGGATGTCGGCCCTGCACGGGATGCTGGACCGGTACCTGGCCCAGTCCGCGGCGAACCAACCGGTGCACACCTGGGAACTTCCTTCGTGACACCGTATCGCTCCTGACCGGGCACCGCCAGATCGTCTTCACCATCGCGAAGACATTCGCCGGAGTACGCCCGCTCGCGCCGCCCGGTTCCTACCGTCCCCGTCCGCGTCACCCGTACGGGTACGCGAACCTGGACGGAGGACCATGTCCGCGCAGCATCGTTTCCCGCCGGCCGGCGATCCCGGCCCGCGGCGATGACGCGAGTGGGTGCCATGTCCCCGTTCCGCCTCTTCGGCCGCTCCTCCGAACCCGCCTACGACGGGCCCGACCCCTGGCTCGACGATCCGGTCCCGCCGGTCGCGGGCCCCGGCCCGCTCGATCGGGCCGAGCGCGACGCGCACGGCACGCCGCCCGGCCACGGCGGTCCCGGTCCCCACGACCGGCCCGTCGCCGCACCGGCTCCCGCCGAGCGGCCGGGCACCGGCGGATCCGGCCGCTCGGCCCCGGCGCGGGAGCACCGGCCGGGCACCGACGGCCCCGCGACCGCGGCGGCGCGGCCGTCGTCGGTGTGGACGCCGCGCCGGCCGCCGGAACGCGAGCCCGACGTCCCCGAGCCGGTGACCGACCCGTTCGGCTTCCCCCCGGTCGCCGCGATCCCGGCCACCGCACCGCGGCCCGCGACCGCGGCGGGCTGGGCCCCGACCGAGCACGGGACGCCGGCCGCGACACCCGCGACACCCGCAGCGCCTCCGGCCCCCGTGGCCACCATGGCCCCCACGACCACCGTTCCTCCCGCGACCACCAGGGCCCCGGTCCCGCCCGCTACCACCGTCACGCCCGCGACCACCATGACGCCCGCGGCCGCGGCGCCCGTGGCACCACCGGCCGCACCCGCACCGTCGCCCTCGGCGCTCCCCACGGTCGTGCCCGCACCGGAACCCGCTGTGGCTCCCGACGGCGGATCCGCACCGGAACCCCCCGGGGCTCCCGATGCGGCGCGGACTCCGGTCCCGGCGCCCGCCGGCGCACCGGATCCCCCGGCCATCCCCGTCACGACGGCACCGGCCCCCGGAGCCGGACGGTCCGCGGCGGTCGCACCGGACCACGGGGCGCGCACGCCGGAAGCGCCGGTCGCCACCCCGGCGGCGACTCCGGAACCGCACCCGGCGACCACCGCCGACGCCACGGCCGGATCCGCGCACCTGCCCGAGGCCACCGCCGCCGCCCGCGGCGGCGCCATCCTGCCGACCTACATCCCGGCCTCCCCGGACATCCCGACGCCGGTCGACGACCCGCCGGTCCGTCCGGCGCCCACCGCCACCGCCGAGCGGCCCGACCTGGCGGGGCAGCCGGGCACGGCCCACCAGCCGGGCGCGGCGCAGCAGCCACACGCGGCGCAGCAGCCGGACGGGGCGGTGCCCGACGGGCCCGTCCCGGCGCCGCCGCGGGCGGGCGGGACCGGACGCGCGATGCCCTGGGCCTCGGCCGAGCCGCAGGCCGGACCGGCGGCCGGGGCGCCGGACCCCGGCATCGACCCGGCCGAGGCGGCCGCGCTGGCCGGGGCGTTCGCGGTGGACCTGCTCTCCTGGGACGAGGACGACCCGGCACGCCGGGCCCGCGCCATCGGAGCCCACCTGGAGTCCGCGCAGGGCGCCGGGCTGCTGGGCTGGACCGGTACCGGGCGTCAGCGAGCCGACCTGGTGCTCCCCGGCCGGGTCCGGGCCGACGGCGACCGGGTGCACGTCGACGTCCGGGTGCGGGTCGTGCCGTACCGCCGCGTGGACACCAGGGCGCCGGGCGTCCCGGAACCGGAACCGGACGACTCGATCGGTGAGCCGGCCGCCGCCCCGGCCCCGTCGGCGCGCGGCTGGCGCGGTCTCGCCGCGCGCTGGGTCCGGATCGAGGTACCGGTCGTCCGCGCCGGTGCCCACCTCGTCGTCGACGCCGGACCGGACACCGCGCCCGGTCACCGGCCGACCCCGGCCGATCTCGCCGCCCACGCCGCGGGCCAGGGCCGATGATCCGCCGGATCCCGGTCGTCGGCGGGCTCGCCGGCGGCATCGGGACGACGAGCGTCTCCCGGGCGCTGTACGCGCGCGATCTCGGCGTCGTCTCCGGTTCCGGGGTGCTGCCGGACGTGCTGCTCTGCCGGGACACGGTCTCCGGGCTCGCCACCGCGGCCCGGATCGCACCGGGCCCCGGTGCCGGGCCCGGCGGGCCGGTCCTCGCGATCCACCCGCGCTCGGCCGAACCCGACGGCGTGGACGCCGACGCCGCCGGGACGGGCTGGGCCGCCGTCGTCGCGCTGCCCTGGGTACCCGGGTGGTCGCGGTCCGCCGACCCGTGGGCGGACGCCGCCGCGGTGCTCGGCCAGAAGACGCCGTCGGCCGCGGTACGCCGGTACGCCGAGGCGCTCGGCCGGATCGTCGACGCGCTGGTCGCGGGTGGCCGGCTCGACCGGTCGCTCGTCCCCCGGCACCGCGGGCAGCTGCGCCCGGTGCGCGGCGTCGTCCTCCGCACCGGATCGGGCCGGTGAACCGTGCGGGTACTCCTCGTGGCGCTGGCGACGGCTGCCGTCCTGCTGGCCGTGACGACCCCCGCGACGGCCGCCGAGCCCGCCGCCGACCTGGACTCGGCCGCGGTGCCGGAGGCCGCCCGGTCGCAGCTGGACCTGATCACCGAGCTGACCACGCAGAACTGCCCGGAGCTGCCGCCGGCGTGGGTGGTCGCGCAGGTGCAGACCGAGTCCGGGTGGGACGCGGACCTGCGTACCGGGACGGCAACCGGGCTGCTCCAGGTGTCCGAGCGGACCTGGGTGGCCGCCGGTGGCGCGCCGTGGCCGGACCCGGCGCTGACCGATCCGGCCGAGCACCTGCGCGTCGTCGTGCCGTGGCTGTGCGCGACGCTGCGGGCCGCGGCCGGCTATCTGGCGACCACGCCGAAGGACGTCACGGTCCTGGACGCGATGCTGGTGTGCCATCTCGCGGGCTGCCGCCGGGTGACCGGGTCGGAGTCCGGGGTGCCGGCGGCCGGCGAGGCGGACTGCTCGCAGGCCTGCTCGACGGCGATCCGCCGCTACCTCGACAGCGTGCACGACCTGGTGGGCCGGTACTCCGGTGCACCTCCCGCCGACGACCGGGAGGGCGCGGCCCCCGAGCAGCGTCCGGCCGATCCCGCGGCCGCCCCGGCACCGGCGTGGACCGGCGGTGCCACCGGGTGCGAACGGCCCGACCCGGTCCGGTCCGGCGGCTGCCTGACCGGTGCCGCCGAGCACGGCCTCGCCGCGGCGACCGCGGTCTTCGAGCCGGTCATCGACACCGTCGGCTGCTGGGACGAGCACGCCCAGAATCCCCGCTCGGACCATCCGAAGGGACGCGCATGCGACCTGTTCACCGGCCCGGCGGGCCGCTTCGCGAAGGACGGCGACCTCGACGAGGGCTGGCGCGTCGCGCGCTGGTTCGCCACAAACGCGGAGCCGTTGAAGGTGAAGTACCTGATCTGGCAGGGCCGCTACTGGGACCCGTCGGTCCGCGAGGACGGGACCGGCTGGGGCCGCCGGTACACCGGCGGCGGGGTGTACGACACGTCCGACCCGACCGGCGGTCACTTCGACCACATCCACGTGAGCTTCGCGGAGTGAGCCGATGAGACGCGCACTGCCGATGCTCGTGCTGGCGGCCGTCCTGGTCGTGCCGGTCGTGATCCTGGTGCCGGTGTTCCTGCCCGGCGACTCCGGGCCCGCCGTCCTGACCTCGGCGGACCGGGAGGCGATCGGCGATCCCGGGCTCGACCGCGGCGCGGACCCGGTGCCCCCGGCGGCGCTGCCGTCGGCCGCGGAGTCGGTCGCCAGGGCCTACCTGCGGGCGGCGCACGGCGGTGACCCCGGCGACGACGGTCGCAGCCGCCGCGACGCCGTCGCCTACGCCGCGCCGGGCAGCCCGGCCGCGCTCGGCGCGCCGGTGCTCGATCCCCCGGGACCCGGTGAGCGCCGGATCGCCGAGGTCGAGGCACTCGACCCGGCCGGGACGGCCACCGGCGGCGACCGGACGGCGTTCGTCGCGCAGGTGCGCACGACGACCGCAGCCCCCGGGGCGGCGCCGCGCACCGAACGGTGGCGGACCCGGCTCGTCCTGCACCGCGGGATCGACGGCCGCTGGGCGGTGGCCGCCGACACCCCGATCACCACGGACACGCCCGACGTGAACGACTGACCTCGAGGAGCAGGGCGATGACCGCCGACGAGCTGGAAGAACTGATCAAGAGACTGGTGACCCAGGGGGTGACCGTGCTGATGTTCACGCTCGGCCCCGCCGGGGAGGTCCTCGGCGTCACCCCGGGCGACGAGCCGGCGGCGGGCGTCTCCAACGCCCAGGACGCCGCGCGCGACCGGCCACCGCTGGAGCTGGGCGCCGACGGGGAGGTCTGCGTCGATCCCGGCGGGTCCGGGTCGCGGTCCGGCGGCACGGGCTCCGGGGACACCGGGAGCGGGAGCCGCCCGGGGACCGGCCCGGGCGGCAGCGCCGACGGCACCGGCTCCGGTCCACGCGACACCGGCGACACCGGGAGCGACCGCCCCGGCACCGATCCGGACGCGGGATCCGGCGGCGGGAGCGGCTCCGACTCCGGCTCCGACTCCGACTCCGACTCCGACTCCGACTCCGACTCCGGCTCCGGCTCCGGCTCCAGCGACGATTCCGACGGCCGGTCCGGTGCGAACGGTGACTCCGACAGCGGGTCCGACTCGGACTCCGACTCCGGCTCGGGATCGGACTCCGGCTCGGGATCGGACTCCGGCTCGGGATCGGACTCGGGCTCCGGTTCGGGATCCGACGCCGACAACCGCTCCGGCTCCGGCAGCGACACCGGATCCGACAGCGACACCGGATCCGGCGGTGACCCCGCCCCGGGACCGGGGACCGGCCGA harbors:
- a CDS encoding glutamate--cysteine ligase produces the protein MGQVVDRTTFTRRDRQRYRIKVQRCLDSLAELLRSYPFGDTDPMTGVEIEFNLVDPQLAPSLNGNDVLETISSGEWQTELGRWNLELNLPPRPLPGDQWRQLEHELLDLLAGAGAKAGDLRTQFAMIGILPTLDPSHMTGEAITPDDRYRALNDQMLNARGEPVRIDITGSDPDERVNADFDTIIPEAACTSMQLHLQVAPADFGRYWNAAQCLAGVQLGLGANSPFLLGSQLWAETRIPLFEQACDVRTPELHNQGVRPRVWFGERWIDSVLDLFSENARYFPALMPLTTDIDPAAQMREQGFPELPELTLHNGTIWRWNRPIYDSTGRTPHVRLENRVLPAGPTTVDMVANALFFYGLLRTLVESDQQLWRSVSFEAARENFQTAARHGMDAPLYWPGTGWIRPDELTLRKLLPLAHEGLARWGVGSAVCDRYLTVLERRCVTRQTGASWQVDAVAALEARGADRMSALHGMLDRYLAQSAANQPVHTWELPS